One genomic region from Sinorhizobium numidicum encodes:
- a CDS encoding multiubiquitin domain-containing protein — MLDIAAAHIVRIHINRVAIESPNPTTGEALYALAEIQRREKLYREVPGDGEDERIQRDGTPIHLTRDQHFYSQKVFDIFVNGDEHEIDTNKITYARVVDLYLGQGGQPSNEYLVKYSHGPVENQSGTLAPGQKVKVKDGMRFRVAGTGES, encoded by the coding sequence ATGCTGGACATTGCCGCGGCGCACATCGTGCGCATCCATATCAACCGCGTGGCGATCGAGTCACCCAACCCGACGACGGGCGAAGCGCTCTATGCGCTTGCCGAAATCCAGAGGCGCGAAAAGCTCTATCGCGAGGTCCCAGGCGACGGAGAAGATGAGCGCATTCAGCGTGATGGGACGCCGATCCATCTGACGCGGGATCAGCATTTTTATAGTCAGAAGGTCTTCGACATTTTCGTCAATGGCGACGAGCACGAGATCGATACCAACAAGATCACATACGCCCGCGTGGTCGATCTCTATCTCGGGCAGGGCGGCCAGCCCTCAAACGAATATCTCGTCAAATACTCCCACGGTCCGGTCGAAAACCAGAGCGGCACGCTCGCACCCGGTCAGAAAGTGAAGGTGAAAGATGGAATGCGCTTTCGGGTTGCCGGAACTGGCGAATCATAA